The window CACCAATACTACTCGGTCGCAACATGGAGCTTTGGCGGAATCGTCTGGCATCCAAGAGAAATACTCCTCTTTCTACTGATGGGTCACGTGGCATATCTTGTGCTCCTGCGTAAAGTTCACGTGGGAGTTCATACGGTTCACATTGGAATGCTCTCGCTTGCTGTCTACTTCATCTTGGCAATGTTCACGGGAATAATGCGGAGAGTCGACACATCCTCTCTGATTGGCGAAGCTCGCTTCCCCTTCTTCATCCTCTCGTACTTCCTGCTGGTCGCCCTTATTCGTGACCGTCGCCAAGCGCGCAGAATGCTCTTTGTAGTTCTATCCGTTACGATACTTGTGGCAACCGTCTCTATCGCCTACTTCCTCTATGCCTCGTTAACAGGAAACCTGGTTCAGCTACATCAGACGCCCTGGGGTGAATTCATGCTATATCCCCTTGGAAAATTCACGTTTCAGATGGTTCGTCCCAATGGCCACGCACTCTTCGAGATGTTTCTGGTCATCGCCGTGAGCCTGGCCCTGGCCAGAAACGTTAGGTTCCGATTTCGTGTGTTCTGGACGGCCATCGCCTGCATTCTCGGCGCCGCAATCTTCATTACGTTCATGCGAACGGCATATGCTTCCGCTGCGGTTTCTCTTGCGGTGCTCACCTTGCTCTGTTTGCCGGGACGCCGTCTGCCCTACGTGATGGTTTCCATGGTGGGCATAGGAATCATGGCGGTCCTGGCATTCACAAGCTTCAGGCTGCTGTCCGGCGCAATGCTGACAGGGTACGAAGTCGAGGCGTCGTTGCGCGCTCGTTTCATCGAGATGGCTGGAGCCCTGAACGCTTTCATGCAACATCCTCTCTTTGGGGTCGGACTCGGAGGTGGATTTGAAGCCCTGGACATGGCCCAGAGCGGCGAACAACTCGCCGCAGGCGTTCGCGAATACACCACCGTACACAACATCTGGATGTACTACCTCTACAAAGGAGGTCTAGTGGGCTTGTTGTTCGTCATCACAGCCTACAGCCTAATTGTCGTATCAGGTCAGGCTCTAGTACTCGCGGAAGCTGAGCCCAAATCTCGGGCCTTGGCGCGTGGCGTTTTGGCGGCCTTTGTGGGACAACTTGTGGCAGGACTGGCCATGCCCCGTTTCTTGTATCCACAGGGGTACGTCGTTATTGCACTCGTGGCGTGCTTCTTCTACGCAAATCGAAACCACGCGAAAGTGAGCCCGCCCAGGATTCCGCCCAATG of the Candidatus Hydrogenedentota bacterium genome contains:
- a CDS encoding O-antigen ligase family protein; translated protein: MKTHVFPDKKMVFRQQVALAVAAAIAVAVLGWEKSILIACGVPALMVLVFGPSAFIAILYCVLLLFSHQYYSVATWSFGGIVWHPREILLFLLMGHVAYLVLLRKVHVGVHTVHIGMLSLAVYFILAMFTGIMRRVDTSSLIGEARFPFFILSYFLLVALIRDRRQARRMLFVVLSVTILVATVSIAYFLYASLTGNLVQLHQTPWGEFMLYPLGKFTFQMVRPNGHALFEMFLVIAVSLALARNVRFRFRVFWTAIACILGAAIFITFMRTAYASAAVSLAVLTLLCLPGRRLPYVMVSMVGIGIMAVLAFTSFRLLSGAMLTGYEVEASLRARFIEMAGALNAFMQHPLFGVGLGGGFEALDMAQSGEQLAAGVREYTTVHNIWMYYLYKGGLVGLLFVITAYSLIVVSGQALVLAEAEPKSRALARGVLAAFVGQLVAGLAMPRFLYPQGYVVIALVACFFYANRNHAKVSPPRIPPNAGE